In one window of Candidatus Omnitrophota bacterium DNA:
- a CDS encoding carbonic anhydrase, translating to MNRLLPIVRHQDIPAAYQGTPIGLLLEYHNLDRPFETYSQAQVLVGMCMDNRKHLHIPDNFAYIIRSGGANLRHSEFKVSYAIAVGGVKSIALIGHNNCGMVNLAQRKDIFISQLTENAGWDKGAAEEHFNQFAPMFEIGNEIDFTLSETQRMRKRYPKILIAPMIYRIEDGVLSLIRED from the coding sequence ATGAATCGATTACTGCCCATCGTCAGACACCAGGACATCCCGGCCGCCTATCAAGGCACGCCGATCGGACTGCTGCTGGAATACCACAACCTGGACCGCCCTTTTGAAACCTATTCCCAGGCGCAGGTCCTCGTCGGCATGTGCATGGACAACCGCAAGCACCTGCATATCCCGGACAATTTCGCCTATATCATCCGGTCCGGGGGCGCGAATCTGCGGCACAGCGAGTTCAAGGTCTCTTACGCGATCGCGGTGGGCGGGGTGAAAAGCATCGCCCTGATCGGGCACAACAACTGCGGGATGGTGAACCTGGCGCAGCGGAAGGACATTTTCATCAGTCAATTGACGGAGAACGCGGGGTGGGACAAGGGCGCGGCCGAGGAACATTTCAACCAATTCGCCCCGATGTTCGAGATCGGCAACGAGATCGATTTCACGCTGAGCGAGACCCAGCGGATGCGCAAACGTTACCCCAAGATCCTCATCGCGCCCATGATCTACCGGATCGAGGACGGCGTCCTGTCCCTGATCCGCGAAGACTGA
- a CDS encoding methyltransferase domain-containing protein translates to MDKDYAAKYRRLEDRNWWFVARRDMVGRLLKGTDTGARILDVGCSGGTMIRFLLDKGFRDITGIDVSEEAVEGCRRKGLTQVHCMDGENPDFPDGTFDEVIASDVLEHLPRDRNALESWRRLLKPGGRLILFVPAFRFLWSKHDEVNHHFRRYHRKELLGLLKEAGFTVRRCSYWNVLLFPPIAAVRLLQRLMRKDSAEMDQLHDISPAINAALIGLFKIENILLERLSMPFGVSIFVLAEKPAPPPG, encoded by the coding sequence ATGGATAAAGATTACGCCGCCAAATACCGCCGGCTCGAAGACCGCAACTGGTGGTTCGTGGCGCGCCGGGACATGGTGGGCCGCCTGCTGAAAGGCACGGACACGGGCGCGCGCATCCTGGATGTGGGCTGTTCGGGCGGGACGATGATCCGTTTCCTGTTGGACAAGGGGTTCCGGGACATCACCGGCATCGACGTCAGCGAGGAGGCGGTTGAAGGCTGCCGGCGGAAAGGGCTCACGCAGGTGCACTGCATGGACGGAGAGAATCCGGATTTCCCGGACGGGACGTTCGACGAGGTGATCGCCTCGGACGTCCTGGAACACCTGCCCCGCGACAGGAATGCCCTGGAATCCTGGCGGCGGCTGCTCAAACCCGGAGGACGGTTGATCCTTTTTGTGCCGGCCTTCCGTTTCCTCTGGAGCAAGCACGACGAGGTCAACCACCATTTCCGGAGATATCATCGGAAAGAACTGCTGGGCCTTCTGAAGGAAGCCGGGTTCACGGTCCGCCGTTGCTCTTACTGGAACGTGCTCCTCTTCCCTCCCATCGCCGCCGTTCGGCTCCTTCAGCGGCTGATGCGCAAGGACAGCGCCGAGATGGACCAGCTGCACGACATCAGCCCCGCCATCAACGCCGCGCTCATCGGATTGTTCAAGATCGAGAACATCCTGCTGGAACGGCTCAGCATGCCCTTCGGCGTCAGCATCTTCGTCCTGGCCGAGAAGCCCGCCCCGCCCCCAGGATGA